ATTCCtttgaaaaacatttgaagGGCGTCAACGCAAACGAGAGTTCTCACGTCGTCACCTGCTCCTTGTCTTGATACTCTTTGTTTCAAAGGATTCCTCTTAGTGTGAAAGACCAAAAATGCTAGGAAACTGTGACAACAAGATCATCACTCCCATCTCTTCCACCACTAATCAATGGCCACAGGttaccctctctctctctctctcattgtcTCAATTATTACGCTAACAAAGACGACCCCATCTTTTGTTTTATAGCTTTTGTCCAAGAATATCCGTATTGTGTAGTTAATTTTTACCCTAAAAGCAGCCCATCTCGaattctttctttctctttgtttgCTCAGAATCAGATAATACTGGATGATCACAAAAGCTTCATGGCTTCATCGTCAACAAATAAAGTAATGGAAAAACCTGATCCCCACCCTCTCAAGTGCCCCCGCTGCGATTCCTCCAATACCAAATTCTGCTACTACAACAACTACAGCTTGTCTCAGCCGCGCCACTTCTGCAAAGCCTGCAAGCGCTACTGGACCAGAGGCGGCACCCTCCGCAACGTCCCCGTCGGCGGCGGATGCCGCAAGAACAAGCGCCCCAAGCGCCACTccgacgccgccgccgccgcctcccaaCCCCACATGGATCTGCCCCCGCCCCCTTCCAACCATATTCAGCCTCCTTTGTTTTACACTAACCCTCTAGAGCTCAACTTCCCGTTTTCCAGCTTTAGGGTTTCTTCAGATGACTACGACCCTCAAATCAACCCTCTCGGGTTAGGGTTTTCATCCGGGCTCGGGTCGGCCGAAAACGCCTATAAAAACGGGTTCAAGCCGATCCAGGAGGCTTCGTCGTCACCTTTCTCATCACCTGCAAACAGTAACTCCAACTCAATCTTCTTCGGATCTTCCTCCGCTTCAACAATGGCGTCTCTGATGGCTTCCACCCACAAATTCGGCGCTCCCGGTTTGATCCATTACGAGGATCCGGGTATGGGCAAGCAAGTGAAAGCGGAAGGGGAGAATATGCATAGAATGGCTTGGAACCCGAACCCGAACCAGAATCCGAACCTAAACACCAACCCTATCGATCAGATTAATTCTTCTGATCCATCCTCTCTCGTATGGAACACAAGCAGCGTCGGTGCTTGGTTCGACCCTTCAAACATGGGTTCCTCCGTGCCATCTCTCATCTAGAAGCTTCCATTGATCTTCTTCGTTTAATCTCTCTCTTTAATCATTCATTAACTGATTGGGTGCAGGGTCTTTCTTTTTATCATCGGAGCTGGGGTATagcctttttttcttctttttctatgggtttttttttctgaaattcCGGCATTGATGAATACTGGAATGGAAATATGAGAATGTTGGTTAAGGATGGAAGGAGAGTATTAGGATCGGAGTGATCATGTCAGCAGCAACCAAATTGAGCCTGCTTAATTTTTGACATGGAAGGCTATTTTGCGCTGAGAGGAACCTCGGATCCTCTTCTTCTCATCGGAACAGGTTTCTTATTCGACCACATTGTTATCTCAGATTTTATCGCTTCATGAATACCTAAAACctaaatttatatgtatatatattatcatgacattgtttttttttttttggtgtatTTGTTAGTTTGTGTATCAGGTTTTTGGAATTGGGGTTTTCTTAGATTAATACATTTACATGTTGATGAAGCAATTGGAAAAATGTCTGtatttctttaaaaatttgttGATTTTCGGTTTGGGGGAAGTATAATGGTATACAAGAGAGAGGTTATTGTTATTTCCTTTTCAGTTCTAACGTATCTGCATTCTGTTAATCACAAATcacattttttgaaaagaaaaattcctgataatttagCTGCAGTTGCTGGATCGTTTCTTTCCTACGAGTTCACTTAATTAGCTTAATTTGTTTTGGAGATTTAAAGTAATTCGCATATAGTGTGATGTTAGTCTTGTTTAAATAACTAATAGTATGAAACTACGTAGTTTAATTTGCAGTGGTGGCTGCTTTACAGCTATTTAATATTGGTTTACATGAATCTCAGTTATAAGATATAGTGTAGTTGATATAATTAGTGGTCCTCATGTGTGATGATATACGGGTACAATCCAAACTGCAGTGTTAAAGAGATttaattaagtgttaattaATGAATTACAACTATTTTAACACGAAATCCGGGAAAAAGTTTTCGAATTCTACCCATAAAACTTTTTACCTCGGATTGTAGCAGCATAGGATGCACAAGGGTGACAATGATATTTAATTACTATATGATTTTAGTGTTACTTTGCTTCATCACTTTAATATACATCATCTATGTCTTCTTAAttaatgttatatatatatatatatataagcaatgTGCAGTGATAATCTCTTTTCTCGATTCATTTTTCTTCCTACATATAACATAATGTTGTACTCGTATTCATTAATATTTTTACTACGTGTATTAATGCACAttagataaaattttcaaaactaTCATTAATATCAAGTATAAAGTCGCGAGCTTACCGAAAACGAGTCCTCCTTTTTACTAATTAAAGGTGATGTTTcgtgttttgtttttgttttatagttcttttttttttttccttttttttttgagtggaGATGT
The genomic region above belongs to Salvia miltiorrhiza cultivar Shanhuang (shh) chromosome 5, IMPLAD_Smil_shh, whole genome shotgun sequence and contains:
- the LOC130985491 gene encoding dof zinc finger protein DOF1.4-like, translating into MLGNCDNKIITPISSTTNQWPQNQIILDDHKSFMASSSTNKVMEKPDPHPLKCPRCDSSNTKFCYYNNYSLSQPRHFCKACKRYWTRGGTLRNVPVGGGCRKNKRPKRHSDAAAAASQPHMDLPPPPSNHIQPPLFYTNPLELNFPFSSFRVSSDDYDPQINPLGLGFSSGLGSAENAYKNGFKPIQEASSSPFSSPANSNSNSIFFGSSSASTMASLMASTHKFGAPGLIHYEDPGMGKQVKAEGENMHRMAWNPNPNQNPNLNTNPIDQINSSDPSSLVWNTSSVGAWFDPSNMGSSVPSLI